From a region of the Deltaproteobacteria bacterium HGW-Deltaproteobacteria-18 genome:
- a CDS encoding FadR family transcriptional regulator: protein MTASEPLFFPAKAGRASEDVALQIEAAILAGRLAPEERLPSEREMQQQFGTGRGAIREALRALKQKGLLDIRKGVKGGAYVCKVGMVSIGESLALFLKQHDVAPSALIEFRESVDQTLALLAIARGSAEAKQAMVSMAEEFEACLRQKNHDADRIGHLDRGLNLALAGMAGNPIFEWIMQALQRGFSSHDYTLYDTPVYRERTAANWAETARAIAENDPLRARSLIGYHYAMLRSCLNERAAASSSPRVSPDDS, encoded by the coding sequence ATGACAGCCTCCGAACCCCTCTTCTTTCCGGCCAAAGCCGGACGGGCCAGTGAAGATGTCGCCTTGCAGATCGAGGCTGCCATCCTGGCCGGGCGCCTGGCACCCGAAGAGCGTCTACCCAGCGAACGCGAGATGCAGCAGCAGTTCGGCACCGGACGCGGCGCAATCCGCGAGGCTCTACGGGCGCTCAAACAAAAAGGGCTCCTGGACATCCGCAAGGGCGTCAAGGGCGGAGCGTACGTGTGCAAGGTCGGCATGGTCAGCATCGGGGAATCCCTGGCCCTCTTTCTCAAGCAGCACGATGTCGCGCCTTCGGCCCTCATCGAATTCCGCGAAAGCGTGGACCAGACCCTGGCCCTCCTGGCCATTGCCCGAGGCTCGGCCGAAGCCAAACAGGCCATGGTGTCCATGGCCGAAGAGTTCGAGGCCTGCCTCAGGCAGAAAAACCACGACGCAGACAGGATCGGTCATCTGGACCGAGGCCTCAATCTGGCCCTGGCCGGCATGGCCGGCAACCCTATTTTCGAGTGGATCATGCAGGCGCTGCAACGAGGGTTCAGCTCCCATGACTACACCCTGTACGATACCCCGGTGTACCGCGAGCGCACTGCAGCCAACTGGGCCGAAACCGCCCGCGCCATTGCCGAAAACGACCCCCTGCGTGCCCGGAGCCTCATCGGCTACCATTACGCCATGCTCAGATCCTGCCTGAATGAGCGTGCAGCGGCGTCCTCATCCCCCCGTGTTTCGCCCGACGATTCCTAA
- a CDS encoding glycine/betaine ABC transporter substrate-binding protein, with the protein MTIATLKKTIPVLVLLLALFTAPAQASREDVRITSVGWTDVTVTSELAVAILQSLGYTSSNMMTSLPICYQALATGEADVFLGNWMPSMESVARPHFDSGNVIQLVPNMTGAKYTLAVPSYVAAGGLKDFKDIAKFGDKLEWKIYGIEEGNDGNDIIESMIKTDMFGLGKFELVASSESGMLAQVQAFMREQKWIVFLGWSPHSMNEKIDMTYLTGSTDETFGPNDGTATVYTNVRKGLPEDMPNVTRFLKNYVVPVTMMNSIMVTMHEKSEMKARDAALDWVAAHPEMAAKWLEGVTTKDGKPGLPAFQKLLESRK; encoded by the coding sequence ATGACCATTGCCACACTGAAAAAAACCATCCCGGTCCTAGTCCTGCTGCTGGCCCTTTTCACCGCTCCGGCTCAGGCCAGCCGCGAAGACGTGCGCATCACCAGCGTCGGCTGGACCGACGTCACCGTGACCAGCGAGCTGGCCGTGGCCATCCTGCAGAGCCTCGGCTACACCTCGTCCAACATGATGACATCCCTGCCCATCTGCTACCAGGCCCTGGCCACGGGCGAGGCCGACGTGTTCCTGGGCAACTGGATGCCGTCCATGGAGAGCGTGGCGCGGCCGCATTTCGACTCCGGCAACGTGATCCAGCTCGTGCCGAACATGACCGGAGCCAAGTACACCCTGGCCGTGCCGAGCTACGTGGCCGCGGGTGGCCTCAAAGATTTCAAGGATATCGCCAAATTCGGCGACAAGCTGGAGTGGAAGATCTACGGCATCGAGGAAGGAAACGACGGCAACGACATCATCGAGTCCATGATCAAGACTGACATGTTCGGCCTTGGCAAATTCGAGCTGGTCGCCTCCAGCGAATCGGGCATGCTGGCCCAGGTGCAGGCCTTCATGCGCGAGCAGAAGTGGATCGTCTTTCTGGGCTGGTCCCCGCACAGCATGAACGAAAAGATTGACATGACCTATCTCACAGGCAGCACTGACGAAACCTTCGGCCCCAATGACGGCACGGCCACGGTCTACACCAACGTGCGCAAGGGACTTCCCGAAGACATGCCGAACGTGACCCGCTTTCTGAAGAACTATGTCGTGCCCGTAACCATGATGAACTCCATCATGGTCACCATGCACGAAAAGTCCGAAATGAAAGCCCGCGACGCGGCTCTGGACTGGGTTGCGGCCCATCCCGAGATGGCGGCCAAATGGCTTGAAGGGGTAACCACCAAGGACGGCAAGCCCGGGCTTCCCGCTTTCCAGAAGCTGCTGGAATCCCGCAAGTAA
- the betB gene encoding betaine-aldehyde dehydrogenase, with protein MTEKMMHIAGIWTRAQSSAMRDIINPFDQGVIATVSEGGREDARDAINAARRAFDKGPWPKTSGPERGRKLLLLSDLIERDAEELARLETLNTGKTLEESRWDMADIAGIFRYYAGLADKDAGEVIASPVPDSTSMVVREPVGVCGQISPWNYPLLQAAWKLAPALAAGCTVVMKPSEITPLTTIKVTELCAEAGFPEGVVNLVLGPGATVGAELAENPDVDLISFTGGIETGKTIMRAAAANVKKVALELGGKNPNIIFDDADFDTALDYILNGVFFHAGQICSAGARVLLQDGIHDRMVDALKDRMAKIRLGDGMTDGTQMGPLISAAHREKVESYIRIADEEGAKLLLGGKRPADPDLADGFFVEPTLFTECTNDMRIVQEEVFGPVITIERFSTEDEALTRANSTIYGLSAGFWTRDPDRIRRMSAGLRFGTVWVNDFNVYFTQAPWGGYKQSGLGRELGRMGLEEYTEVKHIFQNHNARPIRWFGV; from the coding sequence ATGACTGAGAAAATGATGCACATCGCTGGCATCTGGACCCGCGCCCAATCATCGGCCATGCGGGACATCATCAACCCCTTCGACCAGGGCGTCATCGCGACGGTTTCGGAAGGCGGCCGCGAGGACGCCCGTGACGCCATTAACGCGGCGCGGCGTGCCTTCGACAAGGGACCGTGGCCAAAGACTTCTGGCCCTGAGCGCGGACGCAAGCTGCTGCTCCTTTCGGACCTGATCGAGCGCGACGCCGAGGAACTGGCCCGGCTCGAGACATTGAATACCGGCAAGACCCTGGAAGAGAGCCGCTGGGACATGGCCGACATCGCGGGCATCTTCCGCTACTATGCGGGGCTTGCGGACAAGGACGCGGGCGAGGTCATCGCCTCCCCGGTCCCGGATTCCACGAGCATGGTGGTGCGGGAACCCGTGGGTGTCTGCGGCCAGATCTCGCCCTGGAACTACCCGCTGCTGCAGGCCGCCTGGAAACTGGCTCCGGCCCTGGCCGCCGGGTGCACGGTGGTCATGAAGCCGAGCGAGATCACGCCCCTGACCACCATCAAGGTCACCGAACTTTGCGCCGAGGCCGGATTCCCCGAAGGCGTGGTCAATCTGGTGCTTGGCCCCGGCGCCACGGTGGGCGCGGAATTGGCCGAAAACCCGGACGTCGACCTCATCTCCTTCACCGGCGGCATCGAGACCGGCAAGACCATCATGCGTGCGGCGGCCGCAAACGTGAAGAAGGTCGCCCTGGAACTTGGCGGCAAGAACCCGAACATCATCTTCGACGACGCGGACTTCGACACGGCCCTGGACTACATCCTGAACGGTGTGTTCTTTCACGCCGGACAGATCTGCTCCGCCGGAGCCCGCGTCCTGCTGCAAGACGGCATCCACGACCGCATGGTCGATGCGCTCAAGGATCGCATGGCAAAAATCCGCCTCGGCGACGGGATGACGGACGGCACCCAGATGGGCCCCCTCATCTCCGCCGCGCACCGCGAGAAGGTGGAAAGCTACATCCGTATTGCCGATGAAGAAGGGGCGAAGCTGCTGCTGGGAGGAAAACGCCCGGCGGATCCGGACCTGGCGGACGGTTTTTTCGTGGAGCCGACCCTGTTCACGGAATGCACCAACGACATGCGCATCGTGCAGGAGGAGGTCTTCGGGCCGGTCATCACCATCGAGCGTTTCTCTACCGAAGACGAAGCCCTCACCCGAGCCAACAGCACGATCTACGGCCTGTCCGCCGGTTTCTGGACCCGCGACCCGGACCGCATCCGCCGCATGTCGGCGGGCCTGCGTTTCGGCACGGTCTGGGTCAACGACTTCAACGTCTATTTCACCCAGGCTCCCTGGGGCGGCTACAAGCAGTCCGGACTCGGACGCGAGCTCGGCCGCATGGGCCTGGAGGAATACACCGAGGTCAAGCACATTTTCCAGAACCACAATGCACGGCCGATCCGCTGGTTCGGCGTGTAG
- the betA gene encoding choline dehydrogenase, with protein sequence MKFYDYIIVGGGSAGSVLANRLSANPKTSVLVLEAGLPDFRLDFRIHMPAALTYPLAGKTYNWWYESEPEPHMHNRRIYQPRGKVLGGSSCINGMIHIRGNAMDYEKWAREEGLENWDYARCLPYFKRFEYRLKGADEYQGGSGPLYLTSPDCDNPLFDAFFQAVQEAGYPLTDVNGYQQEGFGKFDRTTYRGRRWNAARAYVHPVKNRRNLTVKCKATAHRILFEGTRAVGVEYERLGRMHRVNGGEIISCGGAINSPQLLQLSGIGNGAELRELGIPVVHDLPGVGENLQDHLELYVQYACTKPVSMFPALQWWNQPWIGLKWLFGQTGEAATNHFEAGGFIRGNDQVEYPNIQYHFLPIAIRYDGSSPNEGHGYQVHVGPMNTDVRGHVKIKSADPKEYPSILFNYLSTEQERKDWVDAIRLTRKIMTQPAFDSLRGRELAPGEDVQTDEEILDFVAREGESAYHPSCTCKMGYDDMAVVDSELRVHGVQGLHVVDASIMPYVTNGNIYAPVMMIAEKAADMILGNTPLAPDTAPFYRHGEKSAAKEKK encoded by the coding sequence ATGAAATTTTATGATTACATCATTGTCGGCGGCGGCTCCGCCGGCAGCGTCCTGGCCAACCGCCTGAGTGCCAATCCCAAAACCAGCGTCCTAGTCCTCGAAGCGGGGCTGCCCGACTTCCGCCTTGATTTCCGCATCCACATGCCCGCTGCCCTGACCTACCCCCTGGCCGGAAAGACCTACAACTGGTGGTACGAATCCGAGCCGGAACCGCACATGCACAACCGGCGCATCTACCAGCCGCGCGGCAAGGTGCTCGGCGGATCGAGCTGCATCAACGGCATGATCCACATCCGCGGCAACGCCATGGACTATGAAAAATGGGCCCGCGAAGAAGGTCTTGAAAACTGGGATTATGCACGCTGCCTGCCCTACTTCAAGCGCTTCGAATACCGGCTAAAGGGCGCGGACGAGTACCAGGGCGGCTCAGGCCCCCTGTATCTGACCAGCCCGGATTGCGACAATCCGCTCTTCGACGCCTTTTTCCAGGCCGTACAGGAGGCCGGATATCCCCTGACCGACGTCAACGGCTACCAGCAGGAAGGATTCGGCAAATTCGACCGCACCACCTATCGCGGCCGGCGCTGGAACGCGGCCCGGGCCTACGTCCATCCCGTCAAGAACAGGCGCAACCTGACCGTCAAGTGCAAGGCCACGGCTCATCGCATTCTTTTTGAAGGTACCCGCGCCGTGGGCGTCGAATACGAACGCCTCGGCCGCATGCACCGCGTCAACGGCGGCGAGATAATCAGCTGCGGCGGGGCCATCAATTCCCCGCAATTGCTGCAGCTCTCCGGTATCGGCAACGGGGCGGAACTGCGCGAACTCGGCATCCCCGTGGTTCACGACCTGCCGGGTGTGGGCGAGAACCTGCAGGACCATCTGGAGCTCTACGTGCAGTACGCCTGCACCAAGCCCGTCAGCATGTTCCCGGCACTTCAGTGGTGGAATCAGCCCTGGATCGGCCTCAAATGGCTCTTCGGTCAGACCGGCGAGGCAGCCACCAACCATTTCGAAGCCGGCGGATTTATTCGCGGCAATGATCAGGTCGAATACCCGAACATCCAGTATCATTTCCTGCCCATCGCCATTCGCTACGACGGCTCCTCCCCCAACGAGGGCCATGGCTACCAGGTCCACGTCGGCCCCATGAACACCGACGTGCGCGGTCACGTGAAGATCAAGAGCGCCGATCCCAAGGAATATCCGTCCATCCTGTTCAACTATCTGTCCACGGAACAGGAGCGCAAGGACTGGGTCGATGCCATCCGCCTGACCCGCAAAATCATGACCCAGCCCGCCTTCGACAGCCTGCGCGGCCGGGAACTGGCTCCGGGCGAGGACGTGCAGACCGACGAGGAGATCCTCGATTTCGTGGCCCGCGAAGGCGAGAGCGCCTACCACCCGAGCTGCACCTGCAAGATGGGATACGATGACATGGCCGTGGTCGACAGCGAGCTGCGCGTCCATGGAGTGCAGGGGCTGCACGTGGTCGACGCCTCGATCATGCCCTATGTGACCAACGGCAACATCTACGCCCCGGTGATGATGATCGCCGAGAAAGCGGCGGACATGATCCTCGGCAACACGCCGCTGGCGCCCGACACCGCCCCCTTCTACCGCCACGGAGAAAAGTCCGCGGCCAAGGAGAAGAAATGA